The nucleotide window tgagctctgaaagtattcgacgcagtatccgccgggcgAAGAAGAGGaggaggaaaacctccactccgttggaaggaccaggtggagaaggacctggcttcacttggaatctccaatttggCACcaccttttgaaaaaaaaagaaacgactggcgcactgtagttaactcggctataatcgcgttagCGGTGtatacgccagtaaaaaaataaaaaaatcggtaCGATATAAAGAACAAGATGACTTCACGACAGTAGGCGAATATCTAAATATTCTCTTTTTGACCTCTTTGGGAATTTCTTGGCCGACATCTATCATTTGTGATACCGATATTTTATAAGGAATGAACCTATCTATATTCGTCAAATGAGGGACAGAGGTATGTATGGACCAATGTGCGTCATGTTTGTAACTGAAACTAGAGTGAAAGTTTCTTTCCGATgtgatttgttataaaaatgtgGGAACAGAAGTTAATATATAGACAGTATATAGAGATGAAATCATCCTAAAAAAAAGATGATTATGACCactctttttttatattatttaaatatttacaaattcaatTGCCTTTAGAACAAGGGAACATTTTTTGTACTTCTGTACCATTCTGAGCCTGGATGAGTGAAAAAACAAGGCGCATTCCAAAGTAATCAGGACtttaaaaaacagaacaaatgtttttttcggcaaattcttttttttttataccaaatagtctccttctgcttcaatacggCTTTTTACaaggtccaaaagcatgtcaaacgagtgttttagcttgttGGTCGGTagggccgccagtatgccggtggaagccttttgaatgacctctgcgtctgcataacgctttcttttcatggacaaatgcatttttccgaaaaggaagaagtcggtGCCATACGagtatcaggtgaatacggggagtgggtAATGGTTAAAgtgtaatttttggtcaaataatcggtcacaagcgatgagacggcgcattatcgtgcaacaaacgccaacttccATCTTCGCGTTATCCggccgaacacgtcgaatacggcgTAGCAAACACTTAaaaactccaaggtagaataccgcattaacTCTTTGGACGGGCGGAACAAATTCTTTGcggacaatatatatatatgatatacatataataatatcttAATATGTAAAAATCCAGTGTCCGTGTGTATGTTCCGAATGAACTCAAAAACTGATAATCATGAAAGTTGGCATATACATGTATTTTGGTCCAACTTAGATGATAGGATagttattattcaaattaatcgtttccataattattaattaacattttgttttacttttattttacagTTACATAAATACAGCCAAAATCAGAGAACAGTGAAAttcattcacattcaaaattcaattactttttttagtaaaatgccACCCAAAAAATCTAACCTTAACGCCCGTAGCAAAAAGACTCGACGTGCACGTGTTGAAAGAGCTCATGAATCAGTCGAACAAAGAGCAGAAAGAAATGTAGCTCAAAGAATTCGTACAGCTGAAATTTGTGCACGAGAATCACGAGAACAGCGTGATAATCGTCGACAAAAAAATGCATTGAGAGCCAGGGTGGCACGTCAACAACACATAGATTCATTTAGAGAACAAAACCGAGAAAATCATCTGACCAACCGCGCAGTAACACGTGGATCAATTGTTCGTCTTGCATTTAATTACGAACCAAACATCAATTACTCTGCTGATTCTAAAGTCACTATTGGTGCGATGGACAAAATATGCAATTATTGTCAGGCGTTAAAATTTCGCAATGAAACATCCGGCATGTGTTGCGCATCAGGAAAAGTTGTATTGCCACCACACCCTACTCCACCTGAACCTTTAATTTCTTTCTGGCTatgaatcaaaattatttttgcgtaAGACACGAAAGTTCAATTCTTGCTTCCAAAGACGTCGTTTGGAGCATCCAAAGTTTGTGATTTGTCATCTGATGGTCGTAATTTTGAAACAACATTCACAATTCAAGGCCAGGTATACCATAAAATTAGATCATTGAAGCCGATGCCAAATGAAGATCCAAAATTGCTTCAGATTTATTTTATGGGCAATTGTGAAGAACATGCCAGTATAATTACATCAAACAAGCAGAAAAAAGAGCAATTGTATTGTCGTTAGAATTATTTTCGGAGAGCAATAATCAATTGGTTCAATTGCTTAAAAGAGTGTCACCACAATGTGACAATTATCAAATTATCATCGAAGCGGACAAAGTGCCTGTGGGAGAGCATGTCGGCAGATTCAATGCACCAACCCTTGCTGaagttgctattattattgtcgGTGATCCAATTGACAACAGATTCATAAAACTTACACGCCGAGATAATTCAGTAAGTAGAATTTCAGATTTACACCGTTCGTACGATGCACTCCAGTATCCAGTGATATTCTGGCTATGGACAAGATGGATATCATATCAACATTAAACAGTGTGATCCAGTCAATggtaatgaattaaataaaaaagttagttCAATGAACTATTATTCGTATCGATTAATGATTAGACACAATCAGGACAACTATATCTTTCGATATCGTCAATTACGCTGTGCGTCGATGGAAATTCACCGTATGGAGCGTTTAACATGACATCACCATGCatggaaaatggaaaatgtaagaaaaattttcCTAAGAAATTCACAAATGATACCATATCTAATATTGATGGTTATCCATTGTATCGCCGCAGAAACGCTGATAATGGTGGTCATACATATAAAATGAGAACTTCAAATTGTAACCAATTGACAATCAATGGGTAGTACTACTCTCCAAACCATACAAGGCTCATATTAATGTTGAGCTTTACACTTCTGTCAAATGCATCAAGTATATTTGCAAGTACATTAATAAGGGCAGTGATTTGGCCTATTTTGAGTACAAAATATAgacgaaaataatgaaatagcaCGCTACCAAATGGGTAGATACATTAGCAGCAATGAAGCTATTTATGAAGCTAGCTGCCCCATACAACATAGAGAACCTGCTATCCAACATCTTGCAGTGCATCTTGAAAATGGACAACGTGTGTATTTCACGGaagaaaatattctccaaagaGCATGTGAACCACCAAAAACGACACCAAATGTTTCACTCTTTGTCAAAAAACTGATATGTATAGTCAATTCGCTTTCCATGCTATTTTATATGGAACACGTCAGCTAAAAAAATGGGAACCACGTAAAAAGGAAGAACGGCATCCTTCAATTACAGGCATATTTAAAGCTAAGACACTGGGACGACTTTATACTGTACATCCAAAACAACGTGAATTCTTTTTTCTGCGTTTATTGTTGGTACATGTTCCTGGACCAAtctcttttcaatttttacgaACAGTTAATGGCTAAGTGTTCAGTACATATGAAGATGCATGTCACGCGTTGCAACTTTTAGAAGATGACAGCCATTGGGATCTGACACTTGCTGATGCTGCTTTAACGTCCTCGCCGAGTAATATTCGTCAACTATTTGCCATTATTTTGACGATATGTTTTCCAACAAAGTCATCTACATTGTGGGAAAAATATAAGAACTGCATGACTGAAGATATACTCTAccaacataaacaaataaatcactCTACAAACTTACACTTCAGACAAGATATGTATAACGAAGCATTAATAATGATTGAAGATTTATGTATTATAATCTCAAGTTCACCACTTAGTCATTATGGTATTCCATCTCCTGATCGCTCAGCAACAGACTTAGTAAATAGTGATTTGCAGCGAGAATAACAATTTAATAATCGTGACTAAATACATTTGTTACTAACAAGGAACCATTATTAAATagaaacaatttaaacaatAGTGACAGATTTTTCGGTGGTACTATTTTGTTACTATCTGGTGATTTCCGGCAAACGTTGCCAGTTATTCCTCGCTCTACTTTTGCAGATGCAGTTAATGCATGTCTAAAACAATCAATTTTATGCAGAAATGTTGAAACACTCAGACTGCCAAAAAACATGTGAGTACAAATCCAAAATGATCCAACAGCATAAGAATTTTCTAAACAATTACTGGATCTTGGAAACGGTGGAATAGAATTCCATCAAGATACTCAACATATTAGATTGCCAGATAATTTCTGCACTGTTGTTCAAACTAAAAATGAACTGATTGAGTGTCTTCCCAGATATACTAAGTAACTACTTAAATCATGACTGGTTTAGTAATCGTGCAATTTTAGCAgcgaaaaatgtttattattaccAGGTGATTTAATGTCATTTAAGTCTAGCGATGCTACTGTAGAAGAAAACGAAACAGTGAATTtcccaattaaatttttaaattctttagacaTATCAGGAATGCCAAAACACAATCTACGATTGAAAATTGGATCACCGAATATTCTACTGCGTAATTTAAAATCTCTTAAACTATGCAATGGCACACGATTGGTGATCAAAAGAATTACTGGAAACGTTCTTGAAGAAACTATTTTGACAGGAAAGTTTAAAGGAGAAATTGTTTTGTTACCACGATAATACCATCTGATTCTCCCATGCCATTTAAAAGACTTCAGTTTCCCATTCGTTTAGCTTTCGCCATGATTATAAATAAATCTTAAGGCCAAACAATGTCTATTTGCGGATTAGACTTGGAAAATCCATGTTTCTCCCATGGGCAATTATACGTGGCATGTTCACGAGTAGGAAGACCATCAtgtttaaagtatttattaaatatgtcttaaaaatgttatgttaatttgtgttaaattttgtctTTCAAACCTTTCTTGAATCACTCagccacagcaacgcgtggccgggTCTGCTagtatgagtataattttgtatgaatgcatgcataataatatatacagccaatttggacttgcatatttaataattttatttgatttttacataatatacactaatatactaataaatatttttgtcttaggtttcttactaatagaaattgaatttatcacaacaatatataaatataatgtatCGTCTAtcatattgttacgattttactgcttgctagtttaagtactttgctaggttcgtatctctggattgacgaacaaaaccaaaaactgtttaattcaattcaacaactctttattttacaactcgtctacactataacagtttactcttagcactgattgattacgttggcgctgcaacggcttatatagccacgcactcctcgctgatgccgacgtgtccttctagaatattgcgtctggaaattacaagaacataatgctatacggcgccaaatgcagctaagcagacagccgcggcgccagactcagcaattgtttaagcagacagctgcggcgccagatgtctattgtttcgacaagcagacagccgcggcgccagatgtctacaacaagacaaatgctatcccatatacatacatctattgtttataataagggatgcatatagcaatacaaatactacttttgtaacaatattaatCTTATAATCTGCtcaaatgaatatatgtatgtatgtatgtatacgcatgtgcgcgttccgaacaaataatgcacaagcatacaaacatacatatgcgtacacatgtgaatatgtcaccaacaaaaaatttacacattGTTCTActacagcataagcatggcaagcTTTAAGTTCTCTGCTTTACTCTCATTCTCTCCCTCTCTTTCGCGTTAATTGTTCAACGCTATTCCCTCTCCACTGAAGCGTTAAACGTTTtacgcaaccttttccgaagaCGCCTAAgaagtttcatttcaaaaaaaaaataaataaaaataaaataaaggtaaaattcaaagaaaatttgaaaaaaggagatgaataatttattatttggtTGCCGGCAAAACAAACGTAATGAAAGTCAATTCGCAGTCCAAAAAGATTATAACGGTATTTTGCTTgtcacgattgtctcatgtctctaattgtcaaaatcgtaatttagtgactctgttagtcaggatgtctcattttggtattctagCAGATACAGTctcaaaaatattcaccaaatagTGTGGTGAAAAGAAGGGCAGCAATCAGCTGTTTAGTATAGCTGATTAGAGATGAGTGCAAGTGCACAATCGTAATGTATGAAACGATTGCGtgcaattagtttttttttcataaaattttagcaTTAATACTTCTTCTTAATAATTGCACAGcacaattattgaaaactaataCTAAAATAGTTTATAATAAATGCTTAACATATGCATTTTATCTGAATCAGTTGttaagtaaatatgaaaatatttaacaacaCAATTATCGATTAACACATGTGTTCATCCTTATATTTGACAATAATGGAAAAGGAAGGTAAGTAATTGTAAACaacataaatttcattattttatgattattataGCATATTTATAATGTATATTTGTTACAGATCATAATAAAGTGTTGTGCACCTCGAAGGAGCAAATCGAGTGCTATCTCAACTTTGTGCGGGTTCACCCAGAGATAAAGTTGCATAAAAACGAACAATCGCGGCCAAAAAGGGTTGCGGAGCTTTGGGCGGAACTCTCCGTACAATTAAATGCCCTAAATGGGCCCACCCGGAACCCCAACAAATGGAGAGAGGTAATTTTTAACCATATATATtggcatatgcatgtatttatttcctttgttttaCAGAATCTGAGCCattggaaaaaacatatacGGTCACGTGCAAGGAGAGCCAAGGCAGACAAGCTGGTGACTGGTGGCGGTCCCAGCTCAACAATTGAGCTTTCTGAAACGGAGCAGAGAGCATTGGATACATTGGGGTCAATCGCGGTTGATGGATTGGCTGATGTACCAACCATTGGCACAGAGGCAAGAATAGCAAGAATGACCAATACGAGTGTGCagaatttataattgtttttttctttttctaatttaGGAAGAAGTAGTTTTCACAGCTGCACCATCACCCCTGAATACGACTTCGGATGAGTCCAATGACTGCACTCTGTCGTCGTCTCGTAGCAAAAAAATGACGACGGACGAGATGTTCAGAAATTATATAGatttaatgaaaagaaaagctGAGGAGGACAGAGCGTTCCGGATTCAAACTTTAGATTCCATTAACAAACACACGGAATCTATTAATAATTTAGCGGCAGCGATAGTGTCGCTTACTCAGACCATTGTAAAAAAGACAGAAGATtgtacaaaaaagtaaaaaatgtgcttttttatgtagtacatataaattatttattttgatgttttttgtacaaaaaagtgaaagtgaaaaatattcctttttatgtatatgtcaattatttattgttatgtttatatattctataaatgaaataaatgaagtttGAATTGAATTACATACTCTTATATATTGGtagaattttaattatctaaTGTGTTTATGCACCT belongs to Bactrocera dorsalis isolate Fly_Bdor chromosome 1, ASM2337382v1, whole genome shotgun sequence and includes:
- the LOC125777264 gene encoding uncharacterized protein LOC125777264 gives rise to the protein MCSSLYLTIMEKEDHNKVLCTSKEQIECYLNFVRVHPEIKLHKNEQSRPKRVAELWAELSVQLNALNGPTRNPNKWRENLSHWKKHIRSRARRAKADKLVTGGGPSSTIELSETEQRALDTLGSIAVDGLADVPTIGTEEEVVFTAAPSPLNTTSDESNDCTLSSSRSKKMTTDEMFRNYIDLMKRKAEEDRAFRIQTLDSINKHTESINNLAAAIVSLTQTIVKKTEDCTKK